TTTTGGACAAACAACAGATAATCATCACACAAGGATGTGAGTTATGACATATATATACAGGTTCATAACTACGGACAGATGATCATCACACCAGCATATGACTGATACAGGATCATATCTTTATATGACCTCAAGTAGCCAACTGTATCATTAAACACTGAACAAAACTTATAATTTTAGAGATCATGACTAGCCTTAAACAAAACCCATCACGGAAGCATATTAAATGTTTCAAGATCATTAACTTAATGTTTAAGAAGGGAAAATTCAATATTTCACACTTTGCAATACTAAATAAGTTTGTCTAGTTTTATAAGACAACATACATAACATAATATATGCGATCGTCATATATATGTTCAAATAATACAACAACAAGCTGAGCTGGAACTACAAATAACTGTAATTCACAACTTATATAGCAGAATAGCTGTGGTTATCTTCCTCAGGGCCACGGGAAAGTGCAGTCAGCAGTACAAACGTGCCATATAATATCGCAACAATGGCAGTGAAATTGACCAGAAAAGCCTCAGAACCATACTTATCGAGCCCTGAATTCTCCAAAAACGTTAATTTTTCAAGAAACCCGAGTGCTGAATTTGCAACAACCAAAATGTACAAAAACATCCCAAACAACACGTGCCATGGAAGTGACTCTCTTCTTAAATCAGCCGTTCCACCCGGGTAGAAAAACACCAAAAACCCGTAAATCCACTGCCAAAATGCACTCTACATATTAGTCTTACAGTACGAAAATTGTAATAGCAAATATCGGGTAAATGACAGATTACCTGAATGCCATAAAGAGAAATAAGCCCGATACCAAGCCAGGAATGTAAACTGTATAGATTTGCAATACCACTTTCATTGTGGTTCTTGAACGCCATATAAATCCCAATAATACCAAGTACGAGGGCAATAGCGTGTAGAATAAGATGGATAAGCTTCTTCTCGGCTTTCTTGAAAGGAAGAGCCTTATAACTTATAATCGCTGCAAGATACAAAAATAAAGGCGAAAATTAATTCACTACCTAGACAATCATCAAAAATCCGAAGAAGGATTTGTCTTTTGAGTCAAAATACCCCTAGCTAGTTCTTCCGGCCACGACGTTTGAATATTAAGTATGAATCA
Above is a window of Helianthus annuus cultivar XRQ/B chromosome 14, HanXRQr2.0-SUNRISE, whole genome shotgun sequence DNA encoding:
- the LOC110905117 gene encoding transmembrane ascorbate ferrireductase 1, which gives rise to MALQMKALHLSYVVHVLGVAGAVMVLVWNISFRGGLAWSSDNKNLIFNVHPVLMLIGLVIMGGEAIISYKALPFKKAEKKLIHLILHAIALVLGIIGIYMAFKNHNESGIANLYSLHSWLGIGLISLYGIQWIYGFLVFFYPGGTADLRRESLPWHVLFGMFLYILVVANSALGFLEKLTFLENSGLDKYGSEAFLVNFTAIVAILYGTFVLLTALSRGPEEDNHSYSAI